One window from the genome of Lacerta agilis isolate rLacAgi1 chromosome 16, rLacAgi1.pri, whole genome shotgun sequence encodes:
- the LOC117060493 gene encoding polyhomeotic-like protein 1 isoform X6: METESEQNSNSASGSSSSGGSTRPQISQMTLYERQAVQALQALQRQPNAAQYFHQFMLQQQLNSAQLHSLAAVQQATIAASRQASSPNTSTSQQTATTQASINLATTSAAQLISRSQSVSSPSATTLTQSVLLGNTTSPPLNQSQAQMYLRVQNLAVRSQQTSAANAQLQASAPKAVLSGNSQSSVLPQATHAGQTLTVTQAASGNVGQSLNLSQGAAGSNGISGVVASSVGSHATSGLSQAASSGPGGSCQRKGTGVVQPLPVASAAQAVTVSQGSQTEGENAAAKKAEADGNGQQTVGMNLTRTATPAPSQTLISSATYTQIQPHSLIQQQQQIHLQKQVVIQQQIAIHHQQQFQHRQSQLLHTATHLQLAQQQQQQAPPLAQQQQGPAQAQQQALPLQGQQQAQTLVVQPMLQSQPQPVQLQQENLCQAATKMPVPIQSKPPIAPLKPPQLGAAKMSASQQPPPHIPVQVVGSRQQGSAQAQALGLPQMNTAVQTPRGLPAVVQPVSQAHTASSLSQTSSASFSSCSPPPLQEAPPLLTSGVNVAQVQGTTQVKNTVSSPVMAQAQTSAYYVQPVQLPVPSHLPTQSKPQTLAVKRKAESEEERDDSSAPPSLLPAKSSPVAESPKATEDKGGLGGEGNREKSESLPSASPNAPPSDSSSVTPTAAPMPTLAMLSRQTGDSKPPQAIVKPQILTHIIEGFVIQEGAEPFPVGCSQLLKEFEKPLQGGVPSRQTENQPSNSPGGESIAAEQDKKGNLLKCEFCGKYGPANQFRGSKRFCSVTCAKRYNVGCSHQLRLQRKKMKELQEANYARRRRGPRRSSSEIARAKIQGKRHRGQEDSSRGSDNSSYDEALSPTSPGPLSVRASHGERDLASSNMSQPTPDLHGINPVFLSSNPSRWSVEEVYEFIASLQGCQEIAEEFRSQEIDGQALLLLKEEHLMSAMNIKLGPALKICAKINILKET; this comes from the exons ATGGAGACGGAAAGCGAGCAAAACTCAAACTCTGCTAGTGGCAGCTCAAGCTCTGGAGGAAGCACTCGCCCTCAGATCTCTCAGATGACTCTATATGAGCGGCAGGCAGTGCAG gcACTTCAAGCACTGCAGAGGCAGCCCAATGCAGCCCAGTATTTCCACCAGTTTATGCTCCAACAGCAGCTCAACAGTGCTCAATTACACAGTCTGGCTGCAGTCCAGCAG GCTACAATTGCAGCAAGCCGTCAGGCAAGCTCTCCAAACACAAGCACCTCTCAACAGACAGCTACTACACAGGCTTCG ATTAATTTGGCTACCACATCAGCTGCACAGTTAATCAGCCGTTCGCAGAGTGTGAGTTCACCTAGTGCCACCACCTTGACACAATCGGTGCTCCTCGGTAACACCACATCACCACCTCTTAACCAGTCACAAGCTCAGATGTACCTTCGG GTGCAGAATTTGGCTGTCAGAAGTCAGCAGACCTCAGCAGCTAATGCACAGCTCCAGGCTTCAGCTCCAAAGGCTGTTTTATCCGGGAATTCCCAGTCTTCAGTACTACCCCAGGCCACCCATGCTGGTCAGACCTTGACAGTGActcaagccgcttctggcaatgTAGGCCAGTCACTTAATCTCAGTCAAGGGGCAGCGGGAAGCAATGGcatctctggggttgtggcatccTCAGTGGGGAGCCACGCTACTTCCGGGCTGAGCCAAGCAGCCTCATCCGGCCCAGGGGGCAGCTGCCAGAGGAAGGGTACTGGTGTAGTTCAGCCTTTACCAGTGGCTTCTGCTGCCCAGGCAGTGACTGTGAGCCAGGGAAGTCAGACGGAAGGAgaaaatgcagcagcaaagaaggcTGAAGCAGATGGTAATGGTCAACAGACTGTAGGCATGAACTTGACCAGGACAGCGACACCAGCCCCAAGCCAGACCTTGATCAGTTCTG ccacatatacccAAATCCAGCCTCACTCACTgatccagcagcaacaacagattCACCTCCAGAAGCAAGTGGTGATCCAGCAGCAAATCGCCATCCATCACCAGCAGCAGTTCCAGCACCGCCAGTCCCAGCTCTTGCACACTGCCACACACCTCCAgctggcgcagcagcagcaacagcaagctccgcccctggcccagcagcagcaggggccagcacaggctcagcagcaGGCCCTGCCCCTCCAGGGCCAACAGCAAGCCCAGACCCTTGTCGTCCAGCCCATGCTGCAGTCACAACCTCAGCCGGTGCAGCTCCAGCAGGAGAACCTCTGCCAGGCAGCTACTAAGATGCCTGTCCCCATTCAGTCGAAACCGCCCATAGCCCCCCTCAAGCCTCCGCAGCTCGGGGCCGCCAAAATGTCGGCGTCCCAGCAGCCCCCGCCTCATATCCCAGTGCAGGTTGTTGGCAGCCGCCAGCAAGGTTCAGCCCAGGCTCAGGCACTGGGTCTTCCGCAGATGAACACAGCAGTGCAGACCCCCCGGGGCCTGCCAGCCGTAGTCCAGCCGGTATCCCAGGCCCACACGGCATCCTCATTGTCCCAGACCTCTtctgcctccttttcttcttgttctcctcctcctctacaagAAGCCCCTCCACTGCTCACTTCGGGGGTCAATGTGGCCCAGGTCCAGGGCACGACCCAGGTGAAGAACACGGTTTCCTCTCCCGTCATGGCTCAGGCACAAACATCCGCCTACTACGTGCAGCCTGTCCAGTTACCT GTCCCTTCCCATCTTCCCACACAGAGCAAACCACAGACTTTGGCAGTCAAGCGCAAAGCAGAATCTGAAGAGGAGAGGGATGACTCCAGTGCACCACCTTCTCTCCTGCCTGCTAAGTCatctcctgtggcagagagtccCAAAGCCACAGAAGATAAGGGGGGCCTTGGAGGTGAAGGGAACAGAG AGAAATCTGAGTCCCTCCCCAGTGCCTCCCCCAATGCACCTCCAAGTGACTCCAGCTCTGTCACTCCTACAGCTGCTCCTATGCCTACCTTAGCCATGTTGTCACGCCAGACGGGAGATTCCAAACCTCCGCAAGCCATTGTCAAGCCTCAGATTCTAACGCACATCATAGAGGGGTTTGTCATCCAGGAAGGGGCAGAGCCTTTTCCG GTGGGCTGCTCTCAGCTCCTAAAAGAATTTGAAAAACCCCTTCAGGGAGGAGTTCCCTCTAGGCAAACTGAGAACCAGCCTAGCAACTCCCCAGGAGGGGAAAGCATTGCTGCAG AGCAAGACAAGAAAGGGAATCTGCTGAAATGCGAGTTCTGTGGAAAATACGGCCCAGCCAATCAATTTCGTGGTTCCAAAAGGTTCTGTTCTGTAACATGTGCCAAGAG GTACAATGTGGGCTGCAGTCACCAACTTcggctgcaaaggaaaaaaatgaaggaGCTCCAGGAAGCAAACTATGCCCGACGACGACGGGGGCCTCGGCGTAGCAGCTCAGAGATTGCCCGAGCCAAGATACAGGGCAAGCGTCACCGG GGCCAAGAAGACTCTAGTAGAGGATCTGATAACTCCAGTTATGATGAAGCAttgtccccaacatctccaggacCCCTTTCAGTGAGGGCTAGTCATGGGGAGAGAGACCTTGCCAGCTCCAACATGTCTCAGCCTACCCCTGACCTCCATGGCATCAACCCGGTCTTCCTCTCCAGCAACCCCAGCCGTTGGAGTGTAGAGGAAGTGTATGAGTTCATTGCATCTCTGCAAG GCTGCCAGGAGATTGCGGAGGAGTTTCGGTCGCAGGAGATTGACGGTCAGGCTTTGCTCCTACTGAAGGAAGAGCACCTTATGAGTGCCATGAATATCAAGCTGGGTCCTGCCCTCAAGATCTGTGCCAAGATCAACATCCTCAAAGAGACCTAG
- the LOC117060493 gene encoding polyhomeotic-like protein 1 isoform X8, translated as METESEQNSNSASGSSSSGGSTRPQISQMTLYERQAVQALQALQRQPNAAQYFHQFMLQQQLNSAQLHSLAAVQQATIAASRQASSPNTSTSQQTATTQASINLATTSAAQLISRSQSVSSPSATTLTQSVLLGNTTSPPLNQSQAQMYLRVQNLAVRSQQTSAANAQLQASAPKAVLSGNSQSSVLPQATHAGQTLTVTQAASGNVGQSLNLSQGAAGSNGISGVVASSVGSHATSGLSQAASSGPGGSCQRKGTGVVQPLPVASAAQAVTVSQGSQTEGENAAAKKAEADGNGQQTVGMNLTRTATPAPSQTLISSATYTQIQPHSLIQQQQQIHLQKQVVIQQQIAIHHQQQFQHRQSQLLHTATHLQLAQQQQQQAPPLAQQQQGPAQAQQQALPLQGQQQAQTLVVQPMLQSQPQPVQLQQENLCQAATKMPVPIQSKPPIAPLKPPQLGAAKMSASQQPPPHIPVQVVGSRQQGSAQAQALGLPQMNTAVQTPRGLPAVVQPVSQAHTASSLSQTSSASFSSCSPPPLQEAPPLLTSGVNVAQVQGTTQVKNTVSSPVMAQAQTSAYYVQPVQLPSKPQTLAVKRKAESEEERDDSSAPPSLLPAKSSPVAESPKATEDKGGLGGEGNREKSESLPSASPNAPPSDSSSVTPTAAPMPTLAMLSRQTGDSKPPQAIVKPQILTHIIEGFVIQEGAEPFPVGCSQLLKEFEKPLQGGVPSRQTENQPSNSPGGESIAAEQDKKGNLLKCEFCGKYGPANQFRGSKRFCSVTCAKRYNVGCSHQLRLQRKKMKELQEANYARRRRGPRRSSSEIARAKIQGKRHRGQEDSSRGSDNSSYDEALSPTSPGPLSVRASHGERDLASSNMSQPTPDLHGINPVFLSSNPSRWSVEEVYEFIASLQGCQEIAEEFRSQEIDGQALLLLKEEHLMSAMNIKLGPALKICAKINILKET; from the exons ATGGAGACGGAAAGCGAGCAAAACTCAAACTCTGCTAGTGGCAGCTCAAGCTCTGGAGGAAGCACTCGCCCTCAGATCTCTCAGATGACTCTATATGAGCGGCAGGCAGTGCAG gcACTTCAAGCACTGCAGAGGCAGCCCAATGCAGCCCAGTATTTCCACCAGTTTATGCTCCAACAGCAGCTCAACAGTGCTCAATTACACAGTCTGGCTGCAGTCCAGCAG GCTACAATTGCAGCAAGCCGTCAGGCAAGCTCTCCAAACACAAGCACCTCTCAACAGACAGCTACTACACAGGCTTCG ATTAATTTGGCTACCACATCAGCTGCACAGTTAATCAGCCGTTCGCAGAGTGTGAGTTCACCTAGTGCCACCACCTTGACACAATCGGTGCTCCTCGGTAACACCACATCACCACCTCTTAACCAGTCACAAGCTCAGATGTACCTTCGG GTGCAGAATTTGGCTGTCAGAAGTCAGCAGACCTCAGCAGCTAATGCACAGCTCCAGGCTTCAGCTCCAAAGGCTGTTTTATCCGGGAATTCCCAGTCTTCAGTACTACCCCAGGCCACCCATGCTGGTCAGACCTTGACAGTGActcaagccgcttctggcaatgTAGGCCAGTCACTTAATCTCAGTCAAGGGGCAGCGGGAAGCAATGGcatctctggggttgtggcatccTCAGTGGGGAGCCACGCTACTTCCGGGCTGAGCCAAGCAGCCTCATCCGGCCCAGGGGGCAGCTGCCAGAGGAAGGGTACTGGTGTAGTTCAGCCTTTACCAGTGGCTTCTGCTGCCCAGGCAGTGACTGTGAGCCAGGGAAGTCAGACGGAAGGAgaaaatgcagcagcaaagaaggcTGAAGCAGATGGTAATGGTCAACAGACTGTAGGCATGAACTTGACCAGGACAGCGACACCAGCCCCAAGCCAGACCTTGATCAGTTCTG ccacatatacccAAATCCAGCCTCACTCACTgatccagcagcaacaacagattCACCTCCAGAAGCAAGTGGTGATCCAGCAGCAAATCGCCATCCATCACCAGCAGCAGTTCCAGCACCGCCAGTCCCAGCTCTTGCACACTGCCACACACCTCCAgctggcgcagcagcagcaacagcaagctccgcccctggcccagcagcagcaggggccagcacaggctcagcagcaGGCCCTGCCCCTCCAGGGCCAACAGCAAGCCCAGACCCTTGTCGTCCAGCCCATGCTGCAGTCACAACCTCAGCCGGTGCAGCTCCAGCAGGAGAACCTCTGCCAGGCAGCTACTAAGATGCCTGTCCCCATTCAGTCGAAACCGCCCATAGCCCCCCTCAAGCCTCCGCAGCTCGGGGCCGCCAAAATGTCGGCGTCCCAGCAGCCCCCGCCTCATATCCCAGTGCAGGTTGTTGGCAGCCGCCAGCAAGGTTCAGCCCAGGCTCAGGCACTGGGTCTTCCGCAGATGAACACAGCAGTGCAGACCCCCCGGGGCCTGCCAGCCGTAGTCCAGCCGGTATCCCAGGCCCACACGGCATCCTCATTGTCCCAGACCTCTtctgcctccttttcttcttgttctcctcctcctctacaagAAGCCCCTCCACTGCTCACTTCGGGGGTCAATGTGGCCCAGGTCCAGGGCACGACCCAGGTGAAGAACACGGTTTCCTCTCCCGTCATGGCTCAGGCACAAACATCCGCCTACTACGTGCAGCCTGTCCAGTTACCT AGCAAACCACAGACTTTGGCAGTCAAGCGCAAAGCAGAATCTGAAGAGGAGAGGGATGACTCCAGTGCACCACCTTCTCTCCTGCCTGCTAAGTCatctcctgtggcagagagtccCAAAGCCACAGAAGATAAGGGGGGCCTTGGAGGTGAAGGGAACAGAG AGAAATCTGAGTCCCTCCCCAGTGCCTCCCCCAATGCACCTCCAAGTGACTCCAGCTCTGTCACTCCTACAGCTGCTCCTATGCCTACCTTAGCCATGTTGTCACGCCAGACGGGAGATTCCAAACCTCCGCAAGCCATTGTCAAGCCTCAGATTCTAACGCACATCATAGAGGGGTTTGTCATCCAGGAAGGGGCAGAGCCTTTTCCG GTGGGCTGCTCTCAGCTCCTAAAAGAATTTGAAAAACCCCTTCAGGGAGGAGTTCCCTCTAGGCAAACTGAGAACCAGCCTAGCAACTCCCCAGGAGGGGAAAGCATTGCTGCAG AGCAAGACAAGAAAGGGAATCTGCTGAAATGCGAGTTCTGTGGAAAATACGGCCCAGCCAATCAATTTCGTGGTTCCAAAAGGTTCTGTTCTGTAACATGTGCCAAGAG GTACAATGTGGGCTGCAGTCACCAACTTcggctgcaaaggaaaaaaatgaaggaGCTCCAGGAAGCAAACTATGCCCGACGACGACGGGGGCCTCGGCGTAGCAGCTCAGAGATTGCCCGAGCCAAGATACAGGGCAAGCGTCACCGG GGCCAAGAAGACTCTAGTAGAGGATCTGATAACTCCAGTTATGATGAAGCAttgtccccaacatctccaggacCCCTTTCAGTGAGGGCTAGTCATGGGGAGAGAGACCTTGCCAGCTCCAACATGTCTCAGCCTACCCCTGACCTCCATGGCATCAACCCGGTCTTCCTCTCCAGCAACCCCAGCCGTTGGAGTGTAGAGGAAGTGTATGAGTTCATTGCATCTCTGCAAG GCTGCCAGGAGATTGCGGAGGAGTTTCGGTCGCAGGAGATTGACGGTCAGGCTTTGCTCCTACTGAAGGAAGAGCACCTTATGAGTGCCATGAATATCAAGCTGGGTCCTGCCCTCAAGATCTGTGCCAAGATCAACATCCTCAAAGAGACCTAG